A portion of the Mycobacterium paraseoulense genome contains these proteins:
- a CDS encoding sugar epimerase family protein: protein MRIAITGASGVLGRGLALRLLSQGHDVVGIARRRPESWPSAAEFVAADIRDTDAVSRAVAGAEAVAHLAWANSPGPEARISEQVNIEGTRNLLAAVAGTGARRIVFASSAQVYGGGNAPRTEHDETTPVSADGRHKARVERMLEESDLQWVAIRSALILGRSVDNWVRRLLARPAFPDGSADRLMQVVHLDDALRLFNRAIVDSEIGSGPVNLAAPGELTFRRVAAAVGRPVVRLGLGPAELQLVHGAAFMDTARLREQWGFRAAWNSGECVEDFARSVRGRVTLGKRVVSLPWRMATVDDLPSVDAPTEDGVKPDWAGPAGDNGEFDTPIDPRFPTFLATNLSEALPGPFSPASASVTVRGLRAGGVAIAERLRPGGIIQREIATRTVAVFAHRLYGAITSAHYMAETVPFAKPATIVSNSGFFGPSMASLPIFGEERPSSETSRIRKQLRTIRNIGVFGVNLIGLSAGSSRDTHEFVGDVDRLERLADDATRLDDRRLLSLISLARDDVVYGWVLASASFMLCAAFNVLLRGLCGRETAAPAGPELVSARSVEAIQRLVVAAQRDPKVTALLAEPGERLGKLAVEAPEFHAAVLAELALIGHRGPAELEMLSISYADDPELVVRMVTRAMSVPPAPQPPRAVIPMHAKPIAQLAGRQLRDREVRRDKVVRANWVLRNLMREYGRRLVEAGIFDTADDVFYLLVDELDALPADVGALVARRRAEQRRLVAVVPPTVFSGTWQPTTTATAVLTSGETLRGVGVCGGKVRGRVRIVRPDTIDDLRPGEVLVAEVTDVGYTAAFCYAAAVVTELGGPMSHAAVVAREFGFPCVVDVQGATKSLPPGALVEVDGASGEIRLLELPRRTARP, encoded by the coding sequence GTGAGGATCGCCATCACCGGGGCGAGCGGCGTGCTCGGCCGGGGCCTGGCCCTCCGCCTGCTCAGCCAGGGCCACGACGTCGTCGGGATCGCCCGCCGCAGACCCGAAAGCTGGCCGAGCGCGGCCGAATTCGTCGCGGCCGACATCCGCGACACCGATGCGGTCAGCCGCGCGGTCGCCGGCGCCGAGGCCGTCGCGCACCTCGCCTGGGCGAACAGCCCGGGTCCCGAGGCCCGCATCAGCGAGCAGGTCAACATCGAGGGCACCCGCAATCTGCTGGCGGCGGTGGCTGGCACCGGAGCCAGGAGGATCGTCTTCGCGTCGTCGGCACAGGTTTACGGGGGCGGAAACGCGCCCCGGACCGAGCACGACGAGACAACACCGGTCAGCGCCGACGGTCGACACAAGGCTCGGGTCGAGCGGATGCTCGAGGAATCGGATTTGCAATGGGTCGCCATCCGCTCCGCGCTGATTCTCGGCCGAAGCGTCGATAACTGGGTGCGTCGGCTGCTGGCGCGGCCGGCATTCCCCGACGGGTCGGCCGACCGTCTCATGCAGGTCGTCCACCTCGACGACGCCCTTCGGCTATTCAACCGGGCGATCGTGGACAGCGAAATCGGCAGCGGCCCGGTCAATCTCGCGGCCCCGGGCGAGCTGACCTTCCGGCGGGTTGCCGCGGCGGTTGGACGCCCCGTCGTGCGGTTGGGCCTTGGACCGGCCGAGCTGCAACTCGTGCACGGCGCGGCGTTCATGGATACCGCGCGGTTGCGTGAGCAGTGGGGATTCCGTGCCGCGTGGAACTCCGGTGAATGCGTCGAGGATTTCGCGCGGTCGGTGCGCGGCCGGGTCACCCTGGGCAAGCGGGTGGTGTCGCTACCGTGGCGGATGGCCACCGTCGACGACCTTCCGTCCGTCGACGCGCCGACCGAGGACGGGGTGAAGCCCGATTGGGCTGGCCCAGCCGGAGACAACGGCGAGTTCGATACCCCGATCGACCCGCGCTTCCCGACTTTTCTGGCCACCAATTTGTCGGAGGCGCTGCCGGGCCCGTTCTCGCCGGCGTCGGCGTCGGTGACCGTACGCGGGCTGCGCGCCGGCGGAGTCGCCATCGCCGAGCGGCTGCGCCCCGGCGGCATTATCCAGCGTGAGATCGCCACGCGGACCGTCGCCGTGTTCGCCCACCGGCTCTACGGGGCCATCACCTCGGCGCATTACATGGCCGAGACCGTACCGTTTGCCAAGCCCGCGACGATCGTCAGCAACAGCGGATTTTTCGGCCCCAGCATGGCGTCGCTGCCGATCTTCGGTGAGGAGCGGCCGAGTTCCGAAACAAGCCGAATCCGAAAGCAACTGCGGACCATTCGCAACATCGGGGTATTCGGCGTCAACCTCATCGGGCTGTCCGCCGGGTCGTCGAGGGACACCCACGAGTTCGTCGGCGATGTCGATCGCCTCGAACGCCTGGCCGACGACGCCACCCGGCTGGACGATCGTCGGCTGCTCAGCCTGATCTCGTTGGCGCGCGACGATGTGGTGTACGGCTGGGTGCTGGCATCGGCGTCGTTCATGCTGTGCGCCGCGTTCAACGTCCTGCTGCGCGGCCTGTGTGGGCGGGAGACCGCTGCGCCGGCGGGGCCCGAATTAGTCAGTGCGCGATCGGTCGAGGCGATCCAGCGGTTGGTGGTCGCCGCACAACGCGACCCGAAAGTGACCGCGCTGCTGGCCGAACCGGGGGAGCGGCTGGGCAAGCTGGCCGTCGAGGCGCCGGAGTTTCACGCCGCCGTGCTGGCCGAGCTGGCGTTGATCGGGCATCGCGGCCCGGCCGAACTCGAGATGCTGTCGATCAGTTACGCCGATGATCCCGAGCTGGTCGTCCGGATGGTGACCCGAGCGATGAGCGTCCCTCCGGCGCCCCAGCCGCCGCGTGCCGTGATCCCCATGCACGCCAAGCCAATTGCTCAGCTGGCGGGCCGCCAACTGCGCGACCGCGAGGTCCGTCGCGACAAAGTGGTGCGGGCCAACTGGGTACTGCGCAACCTGATGCGCGAGTACGGGCGCAGGCTGGTCGAGGCCGGAATCTTCGATACCGCCGACGATGTGTTCTATCTGCTGGTGGATGAGCTCGATGCGCTGCCGGCGGATGTCGGGGCGCTGGTGGCCCGTCGCCGCGCCGAACAACGCCGGTTGGTCGCCGTGGTTCCGCCGACGGTGTTCAGCGGGACCTGGCAACCGACGACGACGGCGACCGCCGTTCTCACCAGCGGGGAAACCCTGCGCGGTGTCGGCGTATGCGGGGGCAAGGTGCGCGGCCGCGTGCGAATCGTGCGGCCCGACACCATCGACGACCTGCGACCCGGCGAAGTTCTGGTCGCGGAGGTCACCGACGTCGGGTACACCGCGGCTTTCTGTTACGCCGCCGCTGTGGTGACCGAACTCGGCGGCCCGATGTCACACGCCGCCGTGGTGGCCCGCGAATTCGGCTTCCCCTGCGTGGTGGACGTGCAGGGAGCCACCAAGTCGTTGCCGCCCGGCGCCCTCGTCGAGGTCGACGGCGCCTCGGGCGAGATCCGCCTGCTGGAACTGCCGCGGCGGACAGCCCGTCCTTGA